From the genome of Prevotella herbatica, one region includes:
- the serS gene encoding serine--tRNA ligase: MLTLKLISEETEHVIKGLQKKHFDGAREAIEKVLEYDKLRREAQQKLDTNKQQQNQLAKQIGSLMKDGKKSEAEDIKNKVAELKAADKALNEIMDKAQSDMTEVLLSIPNIPNNDVPEGKDANDNVVVKEGGIKPNLPDDAPCHWDLLKKYNLVDFDLGVKITGAGFPIYLGKMARFQRALEAFFLDEARKSGYLEVQPPYVVNEASGYGTGQLPDKEGQMYHANLDNLFLIPTAEVPVTNIFRDVILEESQLPIKRCAYSACFRREAGSYGKDVRGLNRLHQFDKVEIVRIDKPEHSYDSLKEMLAHVEGLVQKLELPYHILRLCGGDMSFTSAICYDFEVWSAAQKRWLEVSSVSNFESYQANRLKCRFRRSDTKKPELCHTLNGSALALPRIVAAIIENNQTPDGIKVPKVLVPYCGFEYLDDKNFD, encoded by the coding sequence ATGCTTACACTTAAACTCATCAGTGAGGAAACTGAACATGTGATTAAGGGTCTTCAGAAGAAGCACTTTGACGGTGCACGTGAGGCCATAGAGAAAGTATTAGAATACGACAAGCTACGTCGTGAGGCTCAGCAAAAGCTTGATACTAACAAGCAACAACAAAATCAGCTTGCCAAGCAAATTGGAAGTCTTATGAAAGACGGAAAGAAATCGGAAGCTGAAGATATAAAGAATAAAGTTGCAGAACTGAAAGCAGCAGACAAAGCTTTGAACGAAATCATGGATAAGGCTCAAAGCGATATGACAGAAGTTCTTCTTAGTATTCCTAATATTCCTAATAATGATGTTCCTGAAGGAAAAGATGCTAATGATAATGTCGTTGTAAAGGAAGGTGGTATTAAGCCTAATCTTCCAGATGACGCACCATGCCATTGGGATCTTCTTAAGAAGTATAATCTTGTTGATTTTGACCTTGGTGTAAAAATTACAGGTGCAGGTTTCCCTATATATCTAGGTAAGATGGCACGTTTTCAACGCGCTCTCGAAGCTTTCTTCCTTGACGAAGCACGCAAATCAGGCTATCTAGAGGTTCAACCACCTTATGTAGTTAACGAGGCTTCTGGATATGGTACTGGTCAGTTACCTGACAAAGAGGGACAAATGTATCACGCAAACTTAGATAACTTGTTCCTAATCCCTACAGCAGAGGTTCCTGTAACAAATATTTTTCGTGATGTAATCCTTGAAGAGAGCCAACTTCCAATTAAGCGTTGTGCTTATTCAGCTTGTTTCCGTCGTGAGGCTGGTTCTTATGGTAAGGATGTTCGTGGTCTTAACCGCTTGCATCAATTTGACAAAGTAGAAATTGTACGTATAGACAAACCAGAGCATTCTTATGATTCTTTGAAAGAGATGTTAGCACATGTTGAAGGTTTGGTACAGAAACTTGAATTGCCATACCATATATTGAGACTTTGCGGTGGTGATATGAGTTTTACCTCAGCAATATGCTACGATTTCGAGGTATGGAGTGCAGCCCAAAAGCGTTGGTTGGAGGTTTCTTCAGTATCTAACTTTGAAAGCTATCAGGCAAACAGATTGAAGTGCCGTTTCCGCCGTTCTGATACTAAGAAACCAGAACTTTGCCACACACTCAATGGTTCTGCTCTTGCTCTTCCAAGAATAGTTGCTGCTATAATCGAGAACAACCAAACTCCAGATGGAATAAAAGTTCCGAAGGTTCTTGTACCATACTGTGGTTTCGAGTACTTAGATGATAAGAACTTCGATTAA
- a CDS encoding AMP-binding protein has product MEQIPSFNNLIQKSIIDNWEKDALTDFKGSTLQYHDVARKIEKLHIMFENCGVEKGDKIALAGRNSANWAVAFLATLTYGAIAVPILHEFTPDQMHNIVNHSEAKLLFVGDIVTTQIDATKMPALEGIIYIPDYSLVLSRTDKLTYAREHLNEMFGKKYPKYFRKEHVNYYIEQNPNELALINYTSGTTGFSKGVMIPYRAIWSNVYFAEQVVGKAVNCGDNVISILPMAHMYGMSFEFLFEFLKGCHIYYLTRIPSPAIIAQAFSEVKPKIIISVPLVIEKIIKKKVFPKIQNNRMRMLLHMPVIAKKVRDKICEQVSNAFGGEFYEIIIGGAAFNQEMESFMHQIGFRYTVGYGATECAPIICYADYKDYVPGSCGRSVVNMKVRIDSSDPENIPGEILAKGMNVMLGYYKNEEVTRQTIDKDGWYHTGDLGTMDADGNVFIKGRSKNMLLGASGQNIYPEEIEDKLNSLALVNESVVIQEGDKLIGLVHPDYDEAKNMGFSKEDLENIMEQNRNELNQMQPSYCRLAAIRIYEEEFEKTPKKSIKRYLYQK; this is encoded by the coding sequence ATGGAACAAATACCTAGTTTCAACAATCTAATACAAAAGTCAATTATTGACAATTGGGAAAAAGATGCATTGACGGACTTTAAAGGTTCAACACTACAATATCACGATGTAGCAAGAAAAATAGAAAAACTCCACATCATGTTTGAAAACTGTGGAGTTGAAAAAGGTGACAAAATCGCATTAGCAGGTCGCAATAGTGCTAATTGGGCAGTTGCGTTTCTTGCAACTTTAACATACGGAGCCATTGCTGTACCAATACTCCACGAGTTCACTCCTGACCAAATGCATAACATTGTTAATCACAGTGAAGCAAAGCTTTTGTTTGTTGGCGATATTGTTACAACCCAGATAGATGCAACAAAAATGCCTGCACTAGAAGGAATTATATATATTCCAGACTATTCACTAGTATTATCGCGTACAGACAAACTAACCTATGCCCGTGAGCATCTTAATGAGATGTTCGGAAAAAAATACCCAAAATATTTCAGAAAAGAGCACGTTAACTATTATATAGAACAGAATCCTAACGAACTTGCACTTATTAACTATACCAGTGGAACTACTGGATTTTCAAAAGGTGTAATGATTCCTTATCGTGCTATTTGGAGTAATGTATACTTTGCAGAACAAGTTGTTGGGAAAGCTGTAAATTGCGGTGACAATGTGATCAGTATTCTACCTATGGCGCACATGTATGGAATGTCTTTCGAATTTTTGTTTGAATTTCTAAAAGGTTGCCATATATACTATTTGACTCGCATACCAAGTCCTGCGATTATTGCACAAGCTTTTAGCGAAGTAAAGCCAAAGATCATTATAAGCGTACCGCTTGTCATTGAAAAGATAATAAAGAAAAAAGTATTTCCAAAGATACAAAACAACCGCATGAGAATGCTCCTTCATATGCCTGTCATAGCAAAGAAAGTGCGTGATAAAATATGCGAGCAGGTTTCAAATGCCTTTGGTGGCGAATTCTACGAAATCATTATTGGTGGAGCTGCTTTCAATCAAGAAATGGAGAGTTTTATGCACCAAATTGGATTTAGATACACGGTTGGTTATGGTGCTACAGAATGCGCACCTATAATTTGCTATGCGGATTACAAGGACTATGTACCAGGAAGCTGTGGGCGTTCTGTCGTAAACATGAAGGTAAGAATTGATAGTTCTGATCCTGAAAATATCCCTGGAGAAATTCTAGCAAAAGGTATGAACGTCATGCTTGGTTACTACAAAAATGAGGAAGTAACACGCCAAACAATTGACAAGGATGGTTGGTATCATACTGGAGACCTCGGAACAATGGATGCTGACGGAAACGTATTCATCAAGGGTCGTTCTAAGAATATGTTGCTTGGAGCAAGTGGACAAAACATTTATCCAGAGGAGATTGAGGACAAACTAAATTCATTAGCTTTGGTTAATGAGAGTGTTGTTATACAGGAAGGAGATAAGTTGATTGGACTTGTACATCCTGACTATGATGAGGCTAAGAATATGGGATTTTCAAAAGAAGATTTGGAAAACATCATGGAACAGAATCGTAATGAACTCAATCAGATGCAACCATCATACTGTAGGCTCGCTGCAATAAGAATTTACGAAGAAGAGTTTGAAAAAACTCCTAAAAAAAGTATTAAGCGTTACCTCTACCAGAAATAG
- a CDS encoding AMP-binding protein, which produces MNSVPKFNKYIEQSIINNWEKDALTDYKGTTLQFHDVARKIEKLHIMFENSGVKSGDKIAICGRNSSNWAVAFLATLTYGAVAVPIQNEFKAEQIYNIVNHSESKLLFVGDVVATQIDAEEMTHLEGIIYIPDNSLILSRSEKLTYAREHLNEIFGHRYPKFFRKEHINYHEDSPEELAMINYTSGTTGFSKGVMLPYRALSSNYDFLSDVIGSKLKPNCDVMAILPMAHMYGLSCEFILEFCLGNHIYFLTRLPSPTVIQEAFTDIHPAVIVSVPLIIEKIIRKNIFPKIQTNIMKLLINMPVINKKVKEKILELVKAEFGSNMYEIIVGGAGLNKEIEDFLLGIGFPITVGYGTTETAPMITFRDWNNFAGGSCGTAVKNMDVNILSEDPHNIPGEIVTRGLNVMTGYYKNQEATNAVIDDNGWFHTGDLATMDAEGNIFIRGRKKNMLLGSNGQNIYPEEIENKLNSMAMVNESLIVQREERLVGLVHPDLDEANSMGFSIEDLENIMEQNRKELNAMLPSFAKISAIKLLDEEFAKTPKKSIKRYLYQNAI; this is translated from the coding sequence ATGAATTCAGTACCTAAATTTAATAAGTATATAGAACAGAGCATCATCAACAATTGGGAGAAGGATGCTCTGACAGACTACAAAGGAACAACTCTTCAATTTCATGATGTGGCAAGGAAGATAGAAAAGTTACACATTATGTTTGAGAATAGTGGTGTTAAATCAGGAGATAAAATAGCTATATGTGGACGTAATAGTTCAAATTGGGCTGTAGCATTTCTTGCAACACTCACCTATGGAGCTGTAGCAGTTCCAATTCAAAACGAATTTAAAGCAGAGCAAATCTATAATATAGTTAATCATAGCGAATCAAAGTTATTATTTGTTGGCGACGTTGTAGCTACACAGATTGATGCTGAAGAGATGACTCATCTTGAAGGTATTATCTATATACCAGATAATTCACTTATATTATCTCGTTCAGAAAAGCTAACTTATGCGCGTGAACATCTTAATGAGATTTTTGGACATAGGTATCCTAAATTTTTCAGAAAAGAACATATTAATTATCATGAAGATTCCCCTGAGGAATTAGCTATGATAAACTACACTAGTGGCACAACAGGATTTTCAAAGGGTGTTATGCTACCCTATCGTGCATTATCAAGCAATTATGATTTCCTTTCAGATGTTATTGGTTCAAAACTAAAACCAAATTGTGATGTGATGGCAATTTTACCAATGGCACACATGTATGGTTTGTCATGCGAGTTTATATTGGAATTCTGCCTTGGAAATCACATATACTTTCTGACACGACTTCCAAGCCCAACTGTTATACAAGAAGCTTTTACGGATATACATCCTGCAGTAATTGTTTCTGTACCATTGATAATAGAAAAAATAATAAGGAAAAATATATTCCCAAAAATTCAGACAAACATAATGAAACTTCTTATCAACATGCCTGTGATTAATAAGAAGGTAAAAGAAAAGATACTTGAATTGGTAAAAGCTGAATTTGGCAGTAATATGTATGAAATTATTGTTGGTGGAGCTGGACTAAATAAAGAAATAGAAGATTTTCTGTTAGGCATAGGATTCCCTATTACTGTGGGATATGGTACTACAGAAACAGCCCCGATGATTACTTTCAGAGATTGGAATAACTTTGCTGGTGGAAGTTGCGGAACTGCTGTCAAAAATATGGATGTAAATATTTTAAGTGAAGACCCTCATAATATTCCCGGTGAAATTGTCACTCGCGGGCTTAATGTGATGACTGGTTACTATAAAAACCAAGAAGCCACTAATGCTGTTATTGATGATAATGGATGGTTTCATACAGGTGACTTAGCAACAATGGATGCTGAGGGAAATATTTTTATACGAGGAAGAAAAAAGAACATGCTTCTTGGATCTAATGGACAAAATATCTATCCTGAAGAAATAGAAAATAAGCTAAACTCTATGGCTATGGTTAATGAAAGCCTAATAGTTCAACGAGAAGAACGTCTTGTTGGTTTGGTACACCCAGACCTTGACGAAGCTAATTCTATGGGGTTCTCAATCGAAGATTTAGAGAATATAATGGAACAAAACAGAAAAGAACTCAACGCAATGTTGCCATCTTTCGCAAAGATCTCTGCAATTAAACTACTCGATGAAGAATTTGCAAAGACTCCTAAAAAGAGCATAAAAAGATATCTCTATCAGAACGCTATTTAA
- a CDS encoding ABC transporter permease has protein sequence MNLPLFIAKKIYGDKGEKQKVSRPAISIATAGVAIGLAVMLISVSVVLGFKHTIRDKVIGFGSDIQVADFMTLQTSDSYPIQMGDSMLNILKSTSGVKHVQRYAVKQGILKTDKDFLGVLFKGVGPEYDTTFIHSNLKEGSIPKFSDTASSNKLLISRSIANKLNLKTGQKIFAYFIDGNGVRTRRFTIQGIYETNLSQYDNIICFTDLYTAVKLNGWKDDQATGAEISVNDFNKVNEVENQFIKKVNRTTDKYGETYSSKTIRDISPQIFSWLDLLDLNVWIILGLMVAVAGVTMISGLLIIILERTVMIGILKALGARNKTIRHTFMWFAVFIIGKGMIIGNCIGLGLISLQYFTGLIKLDAQTYYVSTVPVEFNIPIFIVLNIATLLVSIFVLIAPSYLISHIHPAKSMRYE, from the coding sequence GTGAATTTACCTCTTTTCATTGCAAAAAAAATATATGGTGACAAAGGTGAGAAACAGAAGGTTTCACGCCCAGCCATAAGTATAGCAACAGCTGGTGTGGCTATAGGACTTGCCGTCATGCTAATTTCGGTAAGCGTTGTACTTGGTTTCAAACATACAATACGTGATAAAGTCATAGGATTTGGCAGCGACATACAAGTTGCTGATTTTATGACTCTCCAAACATCTGATTCCTACCCTATTCAAATGGGAGATTCGATGCTGAACATATTGAAGTCAACCTCGGGTGTAAAGCATGTTCAACGCTATGCCGTGAAACAAGGTATTTTAAAAACAGATAAAGACTTCTTAGGTGTTTTGTTCAAAGGTGTTGGACCAGAATATGATACAACTTTCATACACAGCAACCTCAAAGAAGGTAGCATTCCTAAATTTAGCGACACAGCAAGTAGCAACAAACTTCTTATATCAAGAAGTATTGCCAACAAGTTAAATCTAAAAACAGGACAAAAAATATTTGCATATTTCATTGATGGTAATGGCGTACGCACAAGACGATTTACTATTCAAGGAATATACGAAACTAACTTATCACAATACGATAACATTATTTGCTTTACTGATTTATACACAGCTGTGAAGCTAAACGGATGGAAAGATGATCAGGCTACCGGTGCTGAGATTTCCGTTAACGATTTTAATAAAGTAAATGAAGTAGAAAACCAATTTATCAAGAAAGTAAACAGAACAACTGATAAATATGGTGAGACATATAGTTCTAAGACCATCCGAGATATAAGCCCTCAGATATTCTCATGGCTAGACCTTCTCGACCTAAATGTATGGATTATACTTGGTTTGATGGTTGCAGTAGCAGGAGTGACAATGATTTCTGGACTTCTTATTATAATTCTTGAAAGAACTGTTATGATAGGCATTCTCAAAGCGCTCGGAGCTAGAAACAAAACAATTAGACATACTTTCATGTGGTTTGCCGTGTTTATAATTGGAAAAGGCATGATCATCGGAAATTGCATTGGTTTAGGACTTATTTCATTGCAATATTTCACGGGACTAATAAAACTAGATGCACAGACATATTACGTAAGTACAGTACCTGTTGAATTTAATATTCCTATATTCATAGTTCTAAATATCGCAACGCTTTTAGTTAGTATTTTTGTGCTTATAGCACCAAGCTACTTGATATCACACATCCATCCAGCAAAATCAATGAGATACGAATAA
- a CDS encoding bifunctional dihydroorotate dehydrogenase B NAD binding subunit/NADPH-dependent glutamate synthase, producing MNKIICKKQFSEKVFSFDIEAPLIAKSRKAGNFVIIRVDKNSERMPLTIADSNIENGTIKLVVQKVGLSSTKLCNLNEGDSIADVVGPLGNPTHIENFGTVICAGGGVGVAPMLPIIRALKKAGNRVLSVLAGRNRDLIIMEDEVRASSDETIIMTDDGSYGEKGVVTVGIEKLINQENIDKVFAIGPPIMMKFCCMLTQKYNISTDVSLNTIMVDGTGMCGACRLTIGGKTKFVCIDGPEFDGALVDWDEMFKRMGTFKNAEKEEMEHYAEHLSSTNESVCEPCKANDDIHNDVTESIEALTDRNSNWRLELRKGMKPKERTSIERVMMPELDAEYRAKTRLEEVNIGLTKEMAVLESHRCLDCAKPSCVEGCPVSINIPSFIKNIERENFLGAAKVLKSTSALPAVCGRVCPQEKQCESKCVHLKMGEKAVAIGYLERFAADYERESGMATVPEMDPLNGIKVAVVGSGPSGLSFAGDMAKMGFDVYVFEALHEIGGVLKYGIPEFRLPNKIVDVEIENLKKMGVHFQTDCIIGKTISVKDLEDKNFKGIFVGSGAGLPNFMDIPGENALNIMSSNEYLTRINLMDAANPHTDTPINIGKHVIVIGGGNTAMDSCRTAKRLGADVTLVYRRSEAEMPARLEEVKHAKEEGINFMTLHNPKEYIADENGAVKAATLDVMKLGEPDQSGRCRPETTGQTITLECDQVIVAVGVSPNPLVPKSIEGLELGRKNTIVVDDNMKSSRNNIYAGGDIVRGGATVILAMGDGRRAAANMAKELKG from the coding sequence ATGAATAAGATTATTTGCAAGAAACAGTTTTCTGAGAAAGTATTCAGCTTTGACATCGAAGCCCCTTTAATTGCTAAAAGCAGAAAGGCAGGAAACTTTGTCATAATAAGAGTGGACAAGAATAGTGAGCGTATGCCGCTTACAATAGCAGACTCTAATATTGAGAATGGTACAATTAAATTAGTTGTGCAAAAGGTTGGACTTTCCTCTACAAAACTATGCAATCTTAACGAAGGTGATTCTATTGCTGATGTCGTTGGGCCTCTTGGTAATCCTACTCATATTGAGAATTTTGGTACAGTAATATGCGCTGGTGGTGGAGTTGGTGTTGCGCCAATGCTACCTATTATTCGTGCATTGAAAAAAGCAGGCAACAGAGTGTTATCTGTACTTGCAGGAAGAAACCGTGATCTTATCATAATGGAAGATGAAGTTAGAGCTTCATCTGACGAGACCATAATCATGACCGATGATGGCAGTTATGGAGAAAAGGGCGTAGTCACTGTAGGTATCGAAAAATTGATTAATCAGGAGAATATTGACAAAGTTTTTGCTATAGGTCCTCCTATTATGATGAAATTCTGTTGTATGCTCACCCAAAAATATAACATTTCTACAGACGTTTCTCTTAATACCATTATGGTTGACGGCACAGGAATGTGTGGTGCATGCCGACTCACAATTGGAGGAAAAACCAAATTCGTGTGTATTGATGGTCCAGAGTTTGACGGAGCACTAGTTGATTGGGATGAAATGTTCAAGCGAATGGGAACATTCAAGAACGCAGAAAAGGAAGAAATGGAGCACTATGCAGAACACCTTTCTTCAACTAATGAGTCAGTATGCGAACCTTGCAAAGCAAACGATGATATCCACAATGATGTAACTGAGAGTATTGAAGCCTTGACTGACAGAAATTCTAATTGGCGTTTAGAACTACGCAAGGGGATGAAACCTAAAGAACGTACTTCTATTGAGCGTGTTATGATGCCTGAACTTGATGCAGAATATCGTGCAAAGACAAGATTAGAAGAAGTCAACATTGGTCTTACTAAAGAAATGGCAGTACTTGAATCTCATCGTTGCCTCGATTGCGCTAAACCATCATGTGTAGAAGGATGCCCAGTAAGCATTAATATTCCATCATTCATTAAAAATATTGAAAGAGAAAATTTCCTTGGAGCAGCTAAAGTTCTGAAAAGTACTTCTGCCCTACCAGCTGTATGTGGTAGAGTTTGCCCACAAGAGAAACAATGCGAAAGCAAATGTGTTCATCTTAAAATGGGTGAAAAAGCAGTTGCTATTGGATACCTTGAAAGATTTGCAGCTGACTATGAACGTGAAAGCGGTATGGCTACAGTACCAGAAATGGATCCTTTAAACGGAATTAAAGTTGCTGTTGTCGGTTCTGGTCCTTCAGGACTAAGCTTTGCTGGTGATATGGCTAAAATGGGCTTTGACGTATATGTATTTGAGGCTTTGCATGAAATAGGTGGTGTTTTGAAATATGGTATTCCAGAATTCAGATTACCCAACAAGATTGTTGATGTCGAAATAGAAAATCTTAAGAAAATGGGTGTCCATTTTCAAACTGATTGCATTATCGGAAAAACTATCAGCGTAAAGGATCTTGAAGATAAAAACTTCAAGGGTATATTCGTTGGTTCTGGTGCAGGACTTCCTAATTTCATGGATATACCTGGAGAAAATGCGCTCAATATCATGTCTAGTAATGAATACCTGACACGAATAAACCTTATGGACGCAGCTAATCCACATACTGATACTCCAATCAATATTGGTAAGCACGTTATAGTTATTGGTGGTGGAAACACAGCTATGGACTCATGCCGTACTGCCAAACGACTTGGTGCAGACGTAACGCTCGTATACAGAAGAAGCGAAGCTGAAATGCCAGCTAGATTGGAAGAGGTAAAGCACGCTAAGGAAGAAGGCATTAATTTCATGACATTACACAATCCAAAAGAATATATCGCTGATGAGAATGGTGCTGTCAAGGCAGCCACACTTGATGTAATGAAATTAGGCGAACCTGACCAAAGCGGTCGTTGTCGTCCTGAGACTACTGGACAAACCATTACATTAGAATGTGATCAGGTCATTGTTGCTGTTGGTGTATCTCCTAACCCATTAGTACCTAAGAGTATTGAAGGACTAGAGCTAGGTCGCAAGAATACAATCGTCGTTGACGATAATATGAAATCAAGTAGAAACAATATCTATGCAGGTGGCGATATCGTTCGCGGTGGTGCCACAGTAATATTGGCTATGGGTGACGGACGAAGAGCCGCTGCTAACATGGCAAAAGAATTAAAAGGATAA
- a CDS encoding YggS family pyridoxal phosphate-dependent enzyme: protein MNVDVAKNLHEVLGNLPKEVRLVAISKYHPNEYLETAYNEGQRIFGESHEQELAQKQETLPKDIEWHFIGHLQTNKVKYIAPYISMIEAVDSYKLLKEINKQAAKNGRIIKVLLELHIAEEETKYGLTLDDCRDMLEKGEWKDLGNVQICGLMMMASNTTEISLIEKEFDTATSFFDEIKVKFFADAPEFKERSWGMSHDYKIAIKHGSTMVRVGTTIFGPRVY from the coding sequence ATGAATGTTGATGTAGCAAAAAATTTACATGAAGTACTGGGCAACCTGCCTAAAGAAGTAAGATTGGTTGCCATCAGCAAATATCATCCCAACGAATATCTTGAGACTGCATATAATGAAGGTCAAAGGATATTCGGGGAAAGTCATGAGCAAGAGTTAGCGCAAAAACAGGAAACGCTTCCCAAAGACATAGAATGGCATTTTATTGGTCATTTACAAACTAACAAAGTAAAATACATTGCTCCTTATATTTCTATGATTGAAGCTGTAGATAGCTATAAATTATTAAAGGAAATAAACAAGCAGGCTGCCAAAAACGGTCGTATCATTAAAGTGTTGCTAGAGCTGCATATTGCAGAAGAAGAGACCAAATACGGATTAACACTTGATGACTGTCGAGACATGTTAGAAAAAGGAGAATGGAAAGATTTGGGAAATGTTCAAATATGCGGCTTGATGATGATGGCCAGCAATACAACAGAAATATCATTAATAGAAAAAGAATTCGACACAGCAACAAGTTTCTTTGATGAGATAAAAGTTAAATTCTTTGCAGACGCCCCTGAATTCAAAGAGCGTTCTTGGGGGATGAGTCATGACTATAAAATAGCCATCAAACATGGCTCTACAATGGTGCGTGTCGGTACTACAATTTTCGGGCCACGAGTTTATTAA
- a CDS encoding pyridoxal phosphate-dependent aminotransferase — MPEISVRGLEMPESPIRKLAPLAAAAKNRGIKVYHLNIGQPDLPTPQCGLDALKTIDRKVLEYSPSQGNLTYRQKLVNYYKKYDINVTADDIIITSGGSEAVLFAFMSCLNPGDEIIVPEPAYANYMAFAISAGAKIRTIATTIEEGFSLPKVEKFEELINEHTRAIMICNPNNPTGYLYTRREMNQIRDLVKKYDLYLFSDEVYREYIYTGSPYISACHLEGIEDNVILIDSVSKRYSECGIRIGALITKNAEVRTAVMKFCQARLSPPLIGQIVAEASLDAPEEYYRDVYDEYVERRKCLIDGLNRIHGVYSPIPMGAFYTVAKLPVDDSEKFCKWCLEEFNYEGETVMMAPAAGFYTTPGAGINQVRIAYVLKKPDLERALLVLRKALEIYPGRTTEE, encoded by the coding sequence ATGCCAGAAATATCAGTTCGCGGATTAGAAATGCCAGAGTCGCCAATCAGAAAATTGGCACCACTTGCAGCCGCTGCTAAAAATCGCGGTATAAAGGTATATCATCTGAACATTGGTCAGCCTGATTTACCTACACCTCAATGCGGTCTTGACGCATTAAAGACAATAGACCGCAAGGTGTTGGAGTATTCACCAAGCCAAGGCAATCTGACGTACAGACAGAAGCTCGTAAATTATTACAAAAAATATGACATCAACGTAACTGCTGATGACATCATTATAACATCTGGTGGTAGTGAGGCTGTGCTCTTTGCATTCATGAGCTGTCTGAATCCAGGAGATGAGATTATTGTACCAGAGCCAGCATATGCCAATTACATGGCTTTTGCTATTAGTGCCGGTGCAAAAATCAGAACTATTGCAACTACAATTGAAGAAGGATTTTCTCTTCCTAAGGTTGAAAAATTTGAAGAACTTATAAATGAGCACACACGTGCCATAATGATTTGTAATCCAAACAACCCTACAGGATATCTTTATACGAGGAGAGAAATGAACCAAATTCGTGATCTTGTTAAGAAATACGATTTGTATCTTTTCTCGGATGAAGTGTATCGAGAATATATATACACTGGTTCTCCCTATATTAGTGCTTGCCATTTGGAAGGCATTGAAGATAACGTAATTCTTATCGACTCTGTATCTAAACGATACTCTGAATGTGGAATTCGTATAGGAGCCTTGATAACCAAGAATGCAGAAGTTAGAACAGCTGTTATGAAATTTTGCCAAGCTCGCCTGTCACCTCCTTTAATAGGTCAAATTGTGGCAGAAGCATCACTTGATGCACCTGAGGAATACTATCGCGATGTATATGACGAATATGTTGAAAGACGTAAATGCCTAATTGACGGACTAAACAGAATTCATGGGGTTTACTCTCCTATACCAATGGGTGCATTTTATACTGTTGCGAAACTACCTGTTGATGATAGTGAGAAATTCTGCAAATGGTGTCTAGAAGAATTTAATTACGAAGGTGAAACGGTTATGATGGCCCCTGCAGCAGGCTTTTACACAACTCCAGGAGCAGGAATTAATCAAGTTCGAATCGCTTACGTACTTAAAAAACCTGATCTAGAACGTGCACTTTTAGTATTAAGAAAAGCCTTGGAAATTTATCCAGGACGAACAACTGAAGAATAG
- a CDS encoding DUF4494 domain-containing protein, whose protein sequence is MRSRTAVWFETKIRYEKTMEDGMQKKTTEQYVVDALSFTEAESTIINEMRVYLSGEFKITDIKQAAYGEIFFSESDSDDKWYKSKLQFITIDEKTEKEKRSTVTYLVQAGSLPGAVKHIDEVMGGTMIDYVMTSIQETQIMDVFEHNAAKKHEEKNDVPEYEQTPVAEETMTE, encoded by the coding sequence ATGAGAAGTAGAACCGCAGTTTGGTTTGAAACCAAAATACGTTACGAAAAGACAATGGAAGATGGTATGCAGAAGAAAACTACAGAACAATATGTAGTTGACGCTCTGAGTTTTACAGAGGCAGAAAGCACTATCATCAATGAAATGAGAGTATATTTAAGTGGTGAATTTAAAATCACTGATATCAAACAGGCTGCTTACGGAGAAATTTTCTTCAGTGAATCAGACTCTGACGACAAATGGTATAAATCGAAATTACAGTTTATTACTATTGACGAAAAGACTGAAAAAGAAAAGCGCTCTACTGTAACTTACCTTGTTCAAGCCGGTAGCTTGCCTGGTGCGGTCAAGCACATAGACGAAGTTATGGGCGGAACAATGATTGACTATGTTATGACTTCAATACAGGAAACTCAAATAATGGATGTATTCGAACACAATGCTGCAAAAAAGCATGAAGAGAAAAATGACGTTCCTGAGTATGAACAAACTCCTGTTGCAGAGGAAACAATGACTGAATAA